The following are from one region of the Rhipicephalus microplus isolate Deutch F79 chromosome 1, USDA_Rmic, whole genome shotgun sequence genome:
- the LOC142804025 gene encoding uncharacterized protein LOC142804025, translating into MRPTKKKTLQSFGARKRAMKLVRAARLSARTCADGTCGAASASSTQESSRINAPSNGTPAPPVQEFVVTSAPGVLCSSTVASASSLSSASSAITLSTVHLRTSFLTCEKKEAADQQPAAVQRELGAMPATERKFQAMERDHEAATATSEGEKFFLVQMDALDDLLSRTLCHRCTAIGMKVRGGTQLGLAAKLELVCLHCGVVSSSWSSSRQDDTKAFDVNVRAIMATKQIGKGQTALNESWAAMNVSHRGLHHKTFQKHLKKFREPQIQCIENFYAESASAVKATYKEMDQYFTRDITVCYDGTWHKHGHTSHIGVGAIIEYHTGLILDAVVLSNQCLGCQVGPKPGDADYACWLENHVCQKNTDSKSGIMEVEAAIILFSRSLSKHNLRYTTLVSDGDSATFSALVQENVYGLIPILKEECLNHVQKRMGTALRNLVQKSDKALGGKGRLTKALIDKLTDYYGWALRNNSDDVAAMRRAVMASYHHVTSTDEEPHHDLCPEGADSWCRHNASKITGVLPPKHSYKLPRYVADALLPIYERLSQASLLQRCLGAKTQNASESFHSVLWSLMPKEQHASLIAVETALHDAVLRYNAGCYRATQELASSVGLTPGHLAIQRAAEKDSLRLKKAKKRSLEKMERRQRKRVPKDTSSYAAGSF; encoded by the coding sequence atgcgcccaacgaaaaagaagacgctacaATCGTTCGGTGCAAGGAAGCGAGCTATGAAGCTTGTCCGCGCGGCGAGGCTCTCCGCTCGCACGTGCGCCGACGGTACCTGTGGGGCAGCTTCTGCTTCATCTACGCAAGAGAGTAGTCGCATCAACGCGCCTAGCAACGGGACTCCTGCTCCGCCGGTGCAAGaatttgtcgttacaagtgcgcctggtgtcttgtgctcatcgacagtggcttccgcatcttctctttcatcggCCTCGAGTGCGATCACGTTGTCAACTGTGCATTTGCGAACAAGTTTCCTGACGTGCGAGAAGAAAGAGGCGGCGGATCAACAACCCGCTGCTGTGCAAAGAGaacttggcgctatgccagcgacggagcggaaatttcaggcaatggagcgcgatcatgaagctgccaccgctacaagtgaaggcgaaaaatttttccttgtgcaaatggatgccctagacgacctgctatctcggaccctgtgccaccggtgcaccgcgattgggatgaaggtacgaggaggcacccaacttggacttgctgcaaagcttgagctagtatgcttgcattgtggagtagtttcaagctcatggagttcatctcgtcaggatgacacaaaggcctttgatgtgaatgtaagagccattatggcaacaaaacaaataggCAAAGGACAAACAGCTCTCAACGAATCTTGGGCAGCGATGAACGTGTCCCATCGTGGCCTCCATCACAAGACCTTTCAGAAGCACCTGAAGAAATTCAGGGAACCGCAGATACAATGCATAGAAAATTTCTATGCAGAatctgcttctgctgtaaaagccacttacaaagaaatggatcaatatttcaccagggatataacagtttgttatgatggaacatggcacaagcatgggcacacatcccatattggagtcggggcaattatcgaataccatacgggccttatcttggacgccgttgttctgtctaatcagtgccttggttgccaagtagggccaaaacctggagacgcagactatgcatgctggctggagaatcatgtgtgccagaaaaacaccgactctaaatcagggataatggaggttgaggcagctatcatcctcttttcacgctcactgtcgaagcacaacctccgttacacaacgctcgtgtctgatggagatagtgccaccttctctgcccttgtacaagaaaatgtttatggaCTGATCCCCATTTTAAAAGAGGAATGCCTGAACCACGTTCAGAAGAGGATGGGGACGGCACTTCGCaaccttgtgcagaaaagtgacaaggctttgggagggaagggcaggctgacaaaggccctcatcgacaagttgacagattattatggctgggccctacggaacaattccgatgatgtggctgcaatgcggcgggcagtgatggcatcgtaccaccatgtgacgtcgacggatgaggagccgcaccacgacttgtgcccagagggtgcagactcttggtgtcgtcacaatgccagcaagattaccggtgttctacctccgaagcattcgtacaagctgccacgctatgttgcagatgcacttctacccatttatgagaggctctcacaggcttctcttctgcaacgctgcctgggagcaaagacgcagaatgcatcagagtcctttcactcagtgctgtggtccctcatgcccaaagagcagcatgcttcactgattgctgtggagacagcactgcatgatgcagtgctaagatacaatgctggctgctacagggccacccaagagctagcttcatcagtggggctaacacctggccacctggccattcaacgggcagccgagaaagattctctgcgcttgaaaaaggctaagaagcgatccctagagaagatggaaaggcggcaaagaaagagagtgccaaaggacacctccagttacgctgcaggttcattttag